A stretch of DNA from Catenulispora acidiphila DSM 44928:
CTGCGCATCATCGCCTCCCGTGCTCGATCCTATAACTGGCTGGTACCAATGGCACCGCAGCCTGCTGGTGAACCGTTAGGTTTTCCTTAACCGGCGGGAGTGGCACAAGAGAAGGCAAGGACGACCACCCATCGGGACGGGTGCGAGAACCGGAACAGATCCACAAGGGGGGCTCGGAGGATGACGACGGCGAGCGCACAAGCGTCGACCCAAGTATTGGCCGCCGCGCAGGGCGGTGCGGCAGCGGCCGCTCCGAGCGGACCGGGCGGGCCGGGTAAGCCGAGCGGGCCGGGCGGACCCAGCGAACCGGCGAAACCAGTACGGTCGCGGACTGATCGCCGGCTGGTCCGGCTGCGAGCCTCGCTGGCCGTCGGAGCGCTGCTGTTCGGCGCGGCGGGGATCATCGGGACGCAGGTCCGCGCCGACGGCGCCGACGACGCCAAGGCCCACAGCGGCGTCATGATCCAGCAAGCCGAGCAGCTCTATCACAGCCTCTCGGACGCGGACGCCACCTCGACGACCATCTACCTGCACGTCGGTGAGGCGCCGGCGGACCTGTTGGGCACGTACAACTCCGATCTGCAGAAGGCGCAGGCGGCACTGCTCGCGGCGACCAACGAGGCCGGAGACGACGCCGCGGCCAAGAAGGCGCTCGGCGCGGTCGCCTCGCAGCTGCCGCAGTACGTCAAGCTGAACGCGACCGCCGCGGCGAACAACCTGCTCGGGTATCCGGTCGGCTTCCGCTACCTGACGCAGGCCTCGAACTTGATGCAGGGCACGATCCTGCCGGCGGCGCAGAGTCTGACCGACACCGAGGCGAAGAACCTGGCCTCGGCGGAGGACACCGCCAAGCAGTTCCCGTTCCTGATGACCGTATTCGGCGTGCTGCTCCTGTTCGCGCTGCTGATGGTGCAGGTCCGTGAATCGCGGCGTACGAACCGCGTGTTCAACGTCGGGCTGCTCGCCGCCACGGCGGCGCTCGTGCTCTCCTTCGCCTGGACCGGGATCGACGTCACGGTCCAGAACGGCCACGAGGACGACGCCCGCAAGCGCGGCTCGGATCAGGTGAGCGCACTGGCCACAGCTCGCATCCTGTCCCTGCAGGCGCGGACCGACGAGATGCTGACGCTGGTCGGCCGCGGCACCGCGGACGACAAGGAGACCGACTACGCCGGGGTGACCGCGGCGAGCGGGACGCACACCCCCGGCACCGAGGAACTGCTCGCCGCGAAGCTGCACGACGCGGTCGGCATCGCGACCGACGACACGGGGAAGAACCTCGCGCAGCACGCCGCGAGCGACGAGAGCTCGTGGCACACATTGCACCTGGCGCTGCGTGCCTCCGACGCGCAGAACCAGTACCAGAAGGCGGTGGACTCGGCGCTGGGCCAGCACGACTTCGCCGCTCCCAAGCCGAGCGCCGCCGCCTCGTTCACCGCGTTGCAGGCCGACTTGGACCAGGCCATCAAGCACGCCGAGGCGTCCTTCCAGTCCGAGGCCGACTCCGGCGCGAGCGCGCTGGCCGGCTTGGAGATCGGCCTGGGACTTCTGGCTTTGGCGATGGCGGCGGCGGTGCTCCGGGGGCTGGGCCGCCGGATCGCGGAATACCACTGAGGGGGCGGGGATGACCACGATGAACGGCAGGCGCCACAACAGAATGCGCTTGTGGGGAGCAGCGGCGGCCGTGGCGGCCGTCGGGCTCGCCGGGGCGTGCAGCAGCACCAAAGGCGAGTCCGGCGCCGTCACGGTGCCCCGCTCCGGGCAGGGCATAGGCCCGGGCGCGCTTCCCAACGCCCCGAGCGTGCCGCCGAAGGCCTGCGGGCCGGAGGCCACCGCGGCGACGTGGAACGGACCGCTGCCCGGCCCGAACGACCCGGTCCCCGCCGGCGGGACCCTGGACAAGATCCGCAAGCGCGGGTTCCTGATCGCCGGCATCGACCTGAACACCGAGCTGTTCGGCTACGACCCGCAGCACGACAACAACCCGCAGGGCTTCGACGTCGACATGGCCCGGCAGATGGCGCGCGCCATCTTCGGCTCCGACGGCCACATCCAGTTCCGCGTGGTCACCCTCGGCGATCCGAAGACCGGCGAATACGCGCAGCTGCACGCCGGCAACGTGGACCTGGTGGTGCAGACCACGACGATCACCTGCGCGCGCATGCAGGGCGCGCAGCGGATGAGTTTCTCCAACCCCTACTACACCGCGCAGCTGAAGCTCCTGATGGCGCTCGGCGACGACGGCAAGCCGCAGAGCGCGTCCCTGGAAAGCCTCAAGGGCAAGAACGTCAAGGTCTGCGCGACGGCGAACTCCACCTCGATCGGCGAGATCGGCCAGGTGCTCGGCAAGACGAACGCCTTCCCGGCGCCCAACGCCTTGGACTGCCTGGCATATCTGCAACAAGACGAGGTCGGCGGGATCTTCACCGACGACGCCATCCTGCTGGGCATGACGCGCCAGGATCCGCACGTCGCGATGACCACCGCTCCGGCGGAGGAGAAGCAGCCGTACGGCATCGTCACGAACTATGACGCCGGCAAGGCGAACGACCTGACGCCCTTCGTGAACACCGCGCTGGCGAACATGATCCAGGACTCCGGGCCGAACGGCTGGCGCTCACTGTTTGCAAAGGATTTGGGTATCCAGCCCACGTCCCTGCCGGAGATCCCGGCGCAGTACCCTCTGGGATAGCCGAGCTGATGGAACGGGCGATACAGACCAGTCAGACGGGCATGGGGGGAGCAAGAGCACGACCGTGACGACCATGTGGACCCGGCAGGCGATCGACGCCGCGATCGAGCGCCGCGCCCAGGAGCGCTCGGGGGTCTCCGCCG
This window harbors:
- a CDS encoding glutamate ABC transporter substrate-binding protein — translated: MTTMNGRRHNRMRLWGAAAAVAAVGLAGACSSTKGESGAVTVPRSGQGIGPGALPNAPSVPPKACGPEATAATWNGPLPGPNDPVPAGGTLDKIRKRGFLIAGIDLNTELFGYDPQHDNNPQGFDVDMARQMARAIFGSDGHIQFRVVTLGDPKTGEYAQLHAGNVDLVVQTTTITCARMQGAQRMSFSNPYYTAQLKLLMALGDDGKPQSASLESLKGKNVKVCATANSTSIGEIGQVLGKTNAFPAPNALDCLAYLQQDEVGGIFTDDAILLGMTRQDPHVAMTTAPAEEKQPYGIVTNYDAGKANDLTPFVNTALANMIQDSGPNGWRSLFAKDLGIQPTSLPEIPAQYPLG